The proteins below are encoded in one region of Scomber japonicus isolate fScoJap1 chromosome 2, fScoJap1.pri, whole genome shotgun sequence:
- the cdc6 gene encoding cell division control protein 6 homolog: protein MPSTRSQGRAQPTLQFPRRKSCRTPSRSKTPQLETSPAASPSKPRNKPIDLLSPARPVAHPDPLSPRRSAAQPPPSSPSMQPRLPLSPRKRIGDDNGCNLGANLLGSPPKQSRSSLSSPRKLAFDENSPVLARRRLVPSSPLKTQTLSPNAKASPRRLEATVGGLNSEKKPTAARLFAEKSRFLGVKQALHTAVPERLLSRESERGSIRSFLEKKVLQSLPGSLYISGAPGTGKTACLNCVLQEMKAELAPVQTVVVNCMSLRSSHAIFPLLADKLRASGGQSGLQKLLTAPGPAVLLVLDEMDQLDSKAQDVLYTIFEWPYLPESRLCLIGIANALDLTDRILPRLQTRPHCRPQLLHFPPYSRQELADIVQDRLSQASAEGILDASAVQFCARKVSAVSGDARKALDICRRAVEIVESDERKKASDPKAETKASRVSLPQVARVLSEVYGDRMASQSSDGESFPLQQKLLVCCLLLLLRSGKSKEIVLGKLHEVYSRLCAQRQVGGVGQGECLSLCGLLESRGIFALKKAKEARLTKVFLKIDEKDVENALKDRTLLGSILAAGLP from the exons ATGCCCAGTACGCGCTCTCAGGGCCGGGCTCAGCCCACGCTGCAGTTCCCCCGTCGCAAATCCTGCAGGACGCCGTCCCGCTCCAAGACGCCCCAGCTGGAAACGTCTCCAGCTGCGTCGCCATCAAAGCCCAGAAATAAACCCATCGATCTGCTCTCCCCGGCGCGACCGGTTGCCCACCCTGACCCGCTGTCACCCAGACGCTCCGCAGCTCAGCCGCCACCTTCGTCTCCCAGCATGCAACCGAGACTTCCTCTCAGCCCCCGAAAACGCATTG GCGACGACAACGGCTGTAACCTCGGCGCCAACCTGCTGGGCTCGCCGCCGAAGCAGAGCAGGTCTTCTCTGTCCTCACCGCGGAAGCTGGCCTTCGACGAGAACTCGCCGGTCTTAGCTCGCCGTCGGCTCGTCCCGTCCTCTCCACTGAAGACGCAGACGCTCTCTCCCAATGCCAAGGCGTCGCCGAGGAGACTGGAGGCGACCGTCGGAGGTCTGAACTCTGAGAAGAAGCCGACAGCTGCTCGGCTGTTTGCAGAAA AGTCGAGGTTTCTGGGTGTGAAGCAGGCTCTCCACACCGCCGTGCCCGAGCGTCTCCTCTCACGGGAGTCGGAGCGGGGGTCCATCCGCTCATTCCTGGAGAAGAAGGTGCTGCAGAGTCTTCCAGGCAGCCTTTACATCTCCGGAGCGCCGGGGACGGGAAAGACGGCGTGCCTCAACTGTGTGCTGCAGGAGATGAAG GCCGAGCTGGCTCCGGTACAGACGGTGGTGGTGAACTGTATGAGTCTCCGCAGCTCTCACGCTATCTTCCCGCTGCTGGCCGACAAACTGCGAGCATCCGGCGGACAGAGCGGCCTCCAGAAGCTCCTGACGGCCCCGGGGCCCGCTGT GCTGCTGGTTCTGGATGAGATGGACCAGCTGGACAGCAAAGCTCAGGATGTCCTCTACACCATCTTCGAGTGGCCGTACCTGCCCGAGTCTCGCCTCTGTCTCATCG GTATCGCCAACGCTCTGGATCTGACGGACCGGATCCTCCCTCGCCTGCAGACTCGGCCTCACTGTCGCCCCCAGCTGTTACACTTCCCTCCCTACAGCCGGCAGGAGCTCGCCGACATCGTCCAGGATCGACTCTCTCAG GCGTCGGCTGAAGGAATCCTCGACGCCTCGGCGGTTCAGTTCTGCGCCAGGAAAGTGTCGGCGGTGTCGGGAGACGCCAGGAAAGCTCTGGACATCTGCAG gCGAGCTGTAGAGATCGTGGAGTCTGACGAGAGAAAGAAAGCATCTGATCCTAAAGCTGAAACTAAAG CGTCTCGGGTGAGTCTTCCTCAGGTGGCCCGGGTCCTGTCGGAGGTCTACGGAGACCGCATGGCGTCTCAGAGCTCAGACGGAGAGAGTTTCCCTCTGCAGCAGAAGCTGCTGGTCTGctgcctgctgctcctcctccgcAGCGGCAAGAGCAAAGAGATCGTCCTCGGGAAG CTTCATGAGGTTTACAGCCGGCTGTGCGCTCAGCGGCAGGTCGGCGGCGTCGGTCAGGGCGAGTGTTTGTCGCTCTGCGGTCTGCTGGAGAGTCGAGGAATCTTTGCTCTGAAGAAAGCCAAAGAAGCTCGACTCACCAAG GTGTTTCTGAAGATCGATGAGAAAGACGTTGAGAACGCTCTGAAGGACCGAACGCTGCTGGGAAGCATCCTCGCTGCAGGACTCCCCTGA